A region from the Simiduia sp. 21SJ11W-1 genome encodes:
- the fliD gene encoding flagellar filament capping protein FliD: protein MIDSNIPNLLGAGSGIDSKKLVEQLVAIEKSAKQTQIDTKREGLEAKLSDYGLFKSALSTLQGALSTLKNPDTYSAKSVSFPDSDVVIPTAIEAGALSGTYSLEVTNIARSQSLSSGTFAAVTDAVGKGTLTFNFGSWDSPPTVFSANADKTAKTITIDDSNNSLEGLRDAINDANMGVQASIVNDGSGFKLLMKAESGQNNQLHIAAVEEGGTPTNNDADGLSRFTFNESALQLTQQQAGMDANLIMNGLAVTRTTNEITDLIEGFSFTIAKDAPGEVVNVSILDDKLTAEDAIRNFVDLYNEFLEVVKPLTGFNEESGEYGSLSRDALAKSMQSKIRQIITEPVTGVDSGLNALTNLGIRTELDGSMKINEAVFSAAMKNNFSEITQIFAPQTSSSADKIKVTGFGNDTIAGSYDVVITTEPSKGSLTGAAVAGFPIDTTGKDYSFVFEVNGLASGTLALPDGVTYNTSEELVDALQLMINSDATLSAAGARLEVSYDTDHLVFTSSAFGSSSLVSITTAGADAADLGLSVATGVAGTNVAGTINGEEGFGLGDVLLPAIGSNAYGLKLKVLPGATSATVDFSRGVGDGLDQLLADFLSSQGPVKTREKGINESLGDLDEDQMKLDRRSEAYQARLQAQFIAMEAIVDQLNSTRDYLGSVLDNLPFTAKRN, encoded by the coding sequence ATGATTGATTCAAATATCCCCAATCTGCTGGGAGCCGGATCAGGTATCGACTCGAAAAAGCTGGTTGAACAATTGGTGGCCATTGAGAAATCGGCCAAGCAAACCCAAATAGACACCAAGCGCGAAGGCCTTGAAGCCAAGCTTTCTGACTACGGCCTGTTCAAAAGTGCGTTATCCACTTTGCAGGGCGCACTGTCTACGTTAAAAAATCCTGATACCTATTCAGCCAAGTCGGTGTCTTTCCCCGATAGCGATGTGGTTATTCCCACAGCAATTGAAGCTGGCGCACTCAGCGGTACTTATTCGCTGGAAGTCACCAACATTGCCCGTTCACAAAGTTTGAGCTCGGGCACTTTTGCAGCGGTAACAGACGCCGTAGGCAAGGGCACCTTAACGTTTAATTTTGGCAGCTGGGATTCACCACCCACGGTGTTTAGCGCCAATGCCGACAAAACCGCTAAAACCATTACCATCGACGATAGCAACAACAGCCTTGAAGGCTTAAGAGATGCCATTAACGATGCCAACATGGGCGTGCAAGCCAGCATTGTGAACGATGGCTCGGGCTTTAAACTTCTGATGAAGGCGGAATCCGGCCAGAACAATCAGCTGCACATTGCAGCCGTAGAAGAAGGCGGCACACCCACCAATAACGATGCCGATGGCCTGTCGCGGTTTACGTTTAATGAATCGGCGCTACAGCTAACGCAGCAGCAAGCCGGTATGGACGCCAATCTCATCATGAATGGGCTGGCCGTAACCCGTACCACTAACGAAATTACCGATTTAATTGAAGGTTTCAGCTTTACCATTGCCAAAGATGCACCCGGTGAGGTTGTGAATGTATCCATACTGGACGACAAGCTTACCGCAGAAGATGCCATTCGAAATTTCGTAGATTTATACAACGAATTTCTGGAAGTGGTTAAACCCCTAACCGGGTTTAATGAAGAAAGTGGCGAGTACGGCAGCCTTTCACGGGATGCGCTTGCCAAATCCATGCAAAGCAAAATTCGCCAAATAATTACAGAGCCTGTAACCGGGGTAGATTCAGGGTTAAATGCACTGACCAATTTAGGCATTCGCACTGAATTAGACGGCAGCATGAAAATCAATGAGGCTGTGTTCAGTGCAGCCATGAAGAATAATTTTTCAGAAATCACCCAAATATTTGCGCCCCAAACAAGCTCCAGTGCCGATAAAATTAAAGTCACAGGCTTTGGTAACGACACCATTGCCGGCAGCTATGATGTGGTAATTACCACCGAGCCCTCAAAGGGCAGTTTAACAGGGGCGGCCGTTGCGGGCTTCCCAATAGATACTACCGGTAAAGACTACAGCTTTGTGTTTGAAGTAAACGGCCTGGCCTCTGGCACCTTAGCCTTGCCCGATGGCGTAACCTATAACACCAGTGAAGAATTGGTAGACGCATTGCAGCTCATGATTAATAGCGATGCCACACTGTCTGCCGCCGGCGCCAGGCTTGAAGTCAGTTACGATACCGATCACCTGGTATTTACTTCATCGGCATTTGGCAGCAGCTCGCTGGTATCGATTACCACTGCTGGTGCCGATGCGGCAGACTTGGGCCTTTCTGTGGCTACGGGCGTGGCTGGTACCAATGTGGCCGGTACCATCAACGGCGAAGAAGGCTTTGGGCTGGGTGATGTATTGTTGCCCGCCATTGGTTCCAATGCCTATGGTTTAAAGCTTAAAGTGCTGCCCGGTGCCACCAGTGCCACTGTAGATTTCTCTCGCGGAGTGGGCGATGGCCTGGATCAACTGCTGGCAGATTTTTTAAGTAGCCAAGGGCCAGTAAAAACCCGGGAAAAGGGCATAAACGAAAGCCTTGGTGATTTGGATGAAGATCAAATGAAGCTCGACAGGCGTTCCGAGGCCTATCAGGCACGGCTGCAGGCGCAATTTATCGCCATGGAAGCCATTGTGGATCAGCTTAACTCCACCCGCGATTACCTGGGCAGTGTGCTGGATAACTTGCCTTTTACAGCTAAACGTAATTAA
- the fliS gene encoding flagellar export chaperone FliS translates to MTYRTSVNAYTQVGNETSVAAADSHRLIELLYEGALSRIAQAKGALRQGRIDIRGAKVSHAINIVLGLRDALNPAQGAELAANLDALYDYIQRLLMDAHREGAEAKLDEASKLLGELSAAWKEIGAKRTL, encoded by the coding sequence ATGACTTATCGAACCAGTGTTAATGCCTATACCCAGGTTGGTAATGAAACTTCTGTGGCCGCGGCCGATTCCCACCGTTTAATTGAACTGCTGTACGAAGGCGCCTTGTCGCGTATTGCACAAGCCAAGGGCGCCTTGCGCCAGGGCCGCATTGACATTCGCGGTGCAAAGGTTTCCCACGCCATCAACATAGTGCTGGGTTTGCGCGATGCTTTAAACCCCGCTCAGGGGGCCGAACTTGCCGCCAATCTTGATGCCCTCTACGACTATATTCAGCGCCTGCTGATGGATGCCCATCGCGAGGGTGCAGAGGCAAAGCTCGATGAAGCCAGCAAACTGTTGGGTGAACTGTCTGCCGCCTGGAAGGAAATCGGCGCAAAAAGAACGCTCTAA
- the fliS gene encoding flagellar export chaperone FliS codes for MSLAATRAAEQMAAAPQDLSPHKVIALLLDGALERIGQAKQSLKAGNAQEFDILLLKTVGIVNGLRASLDFEQGGDIATNLDAVYDYVGAKLMEKKNEDALEEAQKLLAEIKQGWDAIEPA; via the coding sequence ATGTCGTTAGCCGCAACCCGTGCCGCCGAACAAATGGCTGCCGCGCCACAAGATCTTTCCCCTCACAAGGTTATTGCTTTGCTGCTAGACGGTGCGCTAGAGCGCATCGGCCAAGCCAAGCAGAGCCTGAAAGCCGGTAATGCCCAAGAGTTCGACATTCTTTTGCTGAAAACTGTGGGCATTGTAAATGGCCTGCGTGCCAGCCTTGATTTTGAGCAGGGCGGTGACATCGCCACAAATCTGGATGCCGTTTACGATTACGTAGGCGCCAAGCTCATGGAAAAGAAAAACGAAGATGCATTGGAAGAGGCGCAAAAGCTACTGGCAGAAATAAAACAGGGCTGGGATGCCATTGAACCTGCCTAG